A single Micromonospora luteifusca DNA region contains:
- a CDS encoding protein-tyrosine phosphatase family protein, producing the protein MTDAQPWSEQPGVLVLPGGATVRGRRIGAAASPADFALLLAPGPEPAWPYRRIRWPDFWVPVDRADALDALRSALRRAQDGERVEVACRGGVGRTGTALAALAILDGLPAERAVPWVRAGYHPKAVETPWQRRWLRRVS; encoded by the coding sequence GTGACTGATGCTCAGCCCTGGTCCGAGCAGCCGGGCGTACTCGTGCTCCCCGGTGGGGCGACGGTGCGCGGTCGCCGTATCGGCGCGGCTGCCTCGCCTGCCGACTTCGCCCTGCTGTTGGCGCCCGGTCCGGAGCCGGCCTGGCCGTATCGGCGGATCCGGTGGCCCGACTTCTGGGTGCCGGTCGATCGTGCCGATGCCCTCGATGCCCTGCGGTCGGCGCTGCGGCGGGCGCAGGACGGTGAGCGCGTCGAGGTTGCCTGTCGGGGTGGGGTTGGGCGTACCGGAACGGCGTTGGCCGCGTTGGCGATTCTTGACGGCCTGCCGGCCGAGCGGGCAGTGCCGTGGGTCCGGGCGGGCTACCACCCGAAGGCGGTGGAGACTCCGTGGCAGCGACGCTGGCTGCGCCGCGTCTCCTGA
- a CDS encoding ATP-binding cassette domain-containing protein, which yields MSQPAWSAADSHDMIEVRGARENNLANVSVDIPKRRLTVFTGVSGSGKSSLVFGTIAAESQRMINETYSAFLQSFMPNLNRPDVDSLRNLSAAIVVDQERMGANSRSTVGTATDAYAMLRILFSRLGQPSIGGAGAFSFNLPEGMCPTCEGLGRVSDLDVNELVDVERSLNDGAITVPNFAVDSWYWQTIVGSGLFDPDVKLQDFTPQQWEDFLHKPATKIKVGGNSWTYEGLAVKVKRLLLAKDRESMQPHIRAFVDRAVTFTTCGDCHGTRLNAAALSARIAGRNIAECSAMQISDLAAFVRGVDDPAVAPLIANLRELLESLVEIGLGYLSLDRESATLSGGEAQRVKMVRHLGSSLSDVTYVFDEPTVGLHPHDIARMNDLLLRLRDKGNTVLVVEHKPETIAIADHVVDLGPGAGSDGGRICFTGDVPSLRRSDTLTGRHLDHRVTLREAVRPPTGQLAIRQADLHNLRDVDVDIPLGVLTVVTGVAGSGKSSLIHGSLRGRSGVVIVDQSPIRGSRRSNPATYSGLLDPIRTAFAKANGVKAALFSANSEGACPACKGIGLIYTDLAMMAGVASVCERCEGRRFTDEVLTYTLRGKNISEVLAMSVTEAYAFFPHLILGRLVDVGLGYLSLGQPLTTLSGGERQRLKLAIHLAEKTTTYVLDEPTTGLHLADVDQLLALLDRMVDTGNTVIVIEHHQAVMAHADWLIDLGPGAGHDGGQVVFTGTPAELVTRGDTLTAHHLREYVNEPAQTSQA from the coding sequence ATGTCGCAGCCAGCATGGTCCGCCGCCGACAGCCACGACATGATCGAGGTACGCGGGGCGCGGGAGAACAATCTCGCCAACGTCTCGGTCGACATCCCCAAGCGCCGGTTGACCGTCTTCACCGGTGTCTCCGGGTCGGGCAAGTCGTCACTGGTCTTCGGCACCATCGCCGCAGAGTCCCAACGCATGATCAACGAGACCTACAGCGCGTTCCTCCAGTCGTTCATGCCGAACCTCAACCGGCCCGACGTCGACTCGCTGCGCAACCTCAGCGCGGCCATCGTCGTCGACCAGGAGCGGATGGGAGCCAACTCCCGCTCCACCGTCGGCACCGCCACCGACGCGTACGCCATGCTGCGGATCCTCTTCAGCCGGCTCGGCCAGCCGTCCATCGGCGGCGCCGGGGCGTTCAGCTTCAACCTGCCCGAGGGCATGTGCCCCACCTGCGAAGGGCTGGGTCGGGTCTCCGACCTCGACGTCAACGAGCTGGTCGACGTCGAGCGCTCCCTCAACGACGGCGCGATCACCGTGCCCAACTTCGCTGTCGACTCCTGGTACTGGCAGACCATCGTCGGCTCCGGCCTGTTCGACCCGGACGTCAAACTCCAGGACTTCACCCCGCAACAGTGGGAGGACTTCCTCCACAAGCCGGCCACCAAGATCAAGGTGGGCGGCAACAGCTGGACGTACGAGGGTCTGGCCGTCAAGGTCAAGCGGCTCCTCCTGGCCAAGGACCGCGAGTCGATGCAACCGCACATCCGCGCCTTCGTCGACCGGGCGGTCACCTTCACCACCTGCGGCGACTGCCACGGCACCCGACTCAACGCGGCGGCCCTGTCGGCACGGATCGCCGGGCGAAACATCGCCGAGTGCTCGGCCATGCAGATCAGCGACCTGGCCGCGTTCGTCCGGGGCGTCGACGACCCGGCGGTGGCACCGCTGATCGCCAACCTGCGCGAACTGCTGGAGTCGCTTGTCGAGATCGGGCTGGGCTACCTCAGCCTGGACCGTGAGTCGGCGACCCTGTCCGGCGGTGAGGCGCAACGCGTGAAGATGGTCCGGCACCTCGGCTCCAGCCTCTCCGACGTCACGTACGTCTTCGACGAACCCACCGTCGGCCTGCACCCGCACGACATCGCCCGGATGAACGACCTGCTGCTGCGGCTGCGCGACAAGGGCAACACCGTGCTGGTGGTCGAGCACAAACCGGAAACCATCGCGATCGCCGACCACGTGGTCGACCTCGGACCCGGGGCCGGCTCCGACGGCGGCCGCATCTGCTTCACCGGCGACGTGCCCAGCCTGCGCCGCTCCGACACGCTCACCGGGCGGCACCTCGACCACCGGGTGACCCTGCGCGAGGCGGTACGCCCACCCACCGGGCAGCTCGCCATCCGCCAGGCCGACCTGCACAACCTGCGGGACGTGGACGTCGACATCCCACTCGGGGTGCTCACCGTGGTCACCGGCGTGGCCGGCTCCGGCAAGAGCTCACTGATCCACGGGTCGCTGCGCGGCCGCTCCGGGGTCGTGATCGTCGACCAGTCCCCGATCCGCGGGTCACGACGGAGCAACCCGGCAACCTACAGCGGGCTGCTCGACCCGATCCGTACCGCCTTCGCCAAGGCCAACGGCGTCAAGGCGGCGCTGTTCAGCGCCAACTCCGAGGGCGCCTGCCCCGCCTGCAAGGGCATCGGGCTGATCTACACGGACCTGGCGATGATGGCCGGCGTCGCCAGCGTCTGCGAGCGGTGCGAGGGGCGGCGGTTCACCGACGAGGTGCTCACGTACACGCTGCGCGGCAAGAACATCAGCGAAGTTCTGGCCATGTCGGTCACCGAGGCGTACGCCTTCTTTCCGCACCTCATCCTCGGTCGGCTGGTCGACGTCGGGCTGGGCTACCTCAGCCTCGGCCAGCCGCTGACCACCCTGTCGGGCGGTGAACGGCAACGACTCAAGCTCGCCATCCACCTTGCGGAGAAGACCACCACGTACGTGCTGGACGAGCCGACCACCGGCCTGCACCTGGCCGACGTGGACCAACTGTTGGCCCTGCTCGACCGGATGGTCGACACCGGAAACACGGTGATCGTCATCGAGCACCACCAGGCGGTCATGGCCCACGCGGACTGGCTCATCGACCTCGGCCCGGGCGCCGGGCACGACGGCGGCCAGGTCGTCTTCACCGGCACCCCCGCCGAACTGGTCACCCGCGGCGACACGCTCACCGCCCACCACCTGCGCGAGTACGTCAACGAACCGGCGCAGACCTCCCAGGCCTAG
- a CDS encoding MerR family transcriptional regulator encodes MDVAPEDRLRAVDLAATVGISVQQVRNYVELGVLPPVRRTASGYRIFTTEHARALTVARRLAEGHGWSRTREIMAAVHRGDLPVALAALDGGHAELDRERAEIRRVLGAFETVLASSPQARPAPRRGARIGEVAALVGVRTSQLRLWEDRQLLRPSRTPGTNYRVYDEAELRAAQVIALLRRGAYPFEIIEAVLGELRSTGSAQRVRAELARREQELHVRSLRRLRGSAALHDYLRGRGDVVDRPGYPVPPADLVD; translated from the coding sequence GTGGACGTTGCCCCGGAGGATCGGCTGCGCGCCGTGGACCTGGCGGCCACCGTCGGGATCTCGGTGCAGCAGGTGCGCAACTACGTCGAGCTGGGTGTGCTGCCGCCGGTGCGGCGCACCGCGAGCGGGTACCGGATCTTCACGACCGAGCACGCACGGGCGCTGACCGTGGCGCGGCGGCTGGCCGAGGGGCACGGCTGGAGCCGTACCCGGGAGATCATGGCGGCGGTGCACCGGGGCGACCTGCCGGTGGCCCTCGCGGCGCTCGACGGCGGCCACGCGGAGCTGGACCGGGAACGCGCCGAGATCCGTCGGGTGCTCGGCGCCTTCGAGACCGTGTTGGCCAGCTCGCCGCAGGCCCGGCCGGCACCGCGCCGGGGCGCCCGCATCGGCGAGGTCGCCGCCCTGGTCGGGGTCCGCACCTCGCAGCTGCGGCTGTGGGAGGACCGCCAACTGCTGCGGCCGAGCCGCACCCCGGGCACCAACTACCGGGTGTACGACGAGGCGGAGCTACGCGCCGCGCAGGTCATCGCGCTGCTACGCCGAGGCGCGTACCCGTTCGAAATCATCGAGGCGGTGCTGGGCGAACTGCGGAGCACCGGCAGCGCGCAGCGGGTCCGAGCCGAGCTTGCCCGCCGCGAGCAGGAGCTGCACGTCCGCAGCCTGCGTCGGCTGCGGGGGAGCGCCGCGCTGCACGACTACCTGCGCGGTCGCGGCGACGTGGTGGACCGACCGGGGTATCCCGTCCCGCCGGCCGATCTTGTTGACTAG
- a CDS encoding D-alanyl-D-alanine carboxypeptidase family protein yields MRAALLAATASVILLAPAPVAAARAPAGPTVRCPRVPAPAMSRPPRPSPPPAVPEQRVVGGAALDTAGLVVPADAAAPPGVTATSWLVADLDSGQVLGGCGPHEYGTPASVQKLLLAATMLPRLDPKQTVTVTAEDMNIEPGSSAVGLVEGGRYTIETIWLGLLLNSGNEAANALARLGGGGNDASSGVRAMNEQAHRLGALQTHAVTPSGLDGKGQFTSAYDLALIARACFAEPAFRRYALTKQTAIPAQPAQRTKGFQIQNENQLIYKYPGALGGKTGFTDLARHTYVGAAERNGRRLVVTLLGAEPAPQRGWEQGAALLDWGFTLPRDASVGRLVEPGELTATPSAAPSALAVPAGPRPAAASGPARTGSGWLWSVVSVSGAGVLVLLGGLLWRRRGRLP; encoded by the coding sequence ATGAGAGCTGCGCTGCTGGCCGCCACGGCGTCCGTCATCCTGCTCGCTCCCGCGCCGGTCGCCGCCGCGAGAGCGCCTGCCGGGCCGACCGTGCGGTGCCCCCGGGTGCCGGCGCCGGCGATGTCCCGTCCGCCCCGGCCCTCGCCACCGCCCGCCGTGCCCGAGCAACGGGTGGTCGGCGGCGCGGCGCTGGACACGGCGGGCCTGGTCGTACCGGCCGACGCCGCCGCACCACCGGGGGTCACGGCCACGTCGTGGCTGGTCGCGGACCTGGACAGCGGCCAGGTGCTCGGCGGCTGCGGCCCACACGAGTACGGCACCCCCGCCAGCGTGCAGAAGCTGCTGCTGGCGGCCACGATGCTGCCCCGACTGGACCCGAAGCAGACGGTCACCGTCACCGCGGAGGACATGAACATCGAGCCCGGCTCCTCCGCCGTCGGCCTGGTCGAGGGCGGCCGCTACACCATCGAGACCATCTGGCTCGGGCTGCTGCTCAACTCCGGCAACGAGGCGGCCAACGCGCTGGCCCGGCTCGGCGGTGGCGGAAACGACGCGTCCAGCGGCGTACGGGCCATGAACGAGCAGGCGCACCGGCTCGGCGCGCTCCAGACGCACGCGGTCACCCCGTCGGGGCTGGACGGCAAGGGACAGTTCACCAGCGCCTACGACCTGGCGCTGATCGCCCGGGCCTGCTTCGCCGAGCCGGCCTTCCGCCGGTACGCGCTGACGAAGCAGACGGCGATTCCCGCCCAGCCGGCGCAGCGCACCAAGGGTTTCCAGATCCAGAACGAGAACCAGCTCATCTACAAGTACCCGGGTGCGCTCGGCGGCAAGACCGGCTTCACCGACCTGGCCCGGCACACCTACGTGGGGGCTGCCGAACGCAACGGGCGACGGCTGGTGGTGACCCTGTTGGGTGCCGAACCGGCTCCTCAGCGCGGCTGGGAACAGGGTGCGGCCCTGCTGGACTGGGGCTTCACGCTGCCCCGGGACGCGTCCGTCGGTCGGCTGGTCGAGCCCGGCGAGTTGACCGCCACGCCGTCGGCGGCGCCGTCCGCGCTGGCGGTGCCCGCAGGACCTCGGCCGGCGGCGGCCAGCGGACCAGCGCGTACCGGCTCGGGATGGTTGTGGTCGGTGGTCTCGGTCAGCGGCGCGGGGGTGCTGGTGCTGTTGGGCGGGCTGCTGTGGCGGCGTCGCGGTCGGCTGCCCTGA
- a CDS encoding peptidylprolyl isomerase, translating to MSSELEPRPGVAAPRRPVRALTRLAGVSVLAGALVVGASATALAAPGPSADAVTASATPAAAVDTATRPPRTTHGPCAYTQTPEEPAARPVPLPPDPRRTPARGSVRVTLATNHGPIGLTLDRAAAPCTVQSFLHLVGKRFYDRTSCHRLTAYPTLSVLQCGDPSGTGEGGPGYRYRDELPTDLPPAPTDPTGERRVYARGVLAMANAGPDTNGSQFFLVYANSALRPNYTIFGEIDGAGLATLDRIAAGGVAPTAEDPAPVDGAPALPVDIRKAVRSHHHH from the coding sequence GTGTCGAGTGAACTCGAACCGCGCCCCGGTGTGGCGGCACCCCGCCGGCCGGTGCGCGCCCTGACCCGCCTCGCGGGGGTGAGCGTGCTCGCCGGTGCGCTGGTCGTGGGCGCGTCCGCCACCGCGCTCGCCGCGCCCGGCCCGTCGGCCGACGCGGTGACGGCGTCCGCCACCCCGGCCGCCGCCGTCGACACCGCCACCCGACCGCCGCGCACCACGCACGGCCCCTGCGCGTACACGCAGACGCCCGAGGAACCCGCGGCCCGGCCGGTGCCGCTGCCGCCCGACCCGCGACGCACCCCGGCCCGGGGCAGCGTCCGGGTGACCTTGGCGACCAACCACGGGCCGATCGGGCTGACCCTCGACCGGGCCGCCGCGCCGTGCACCGTGCAGAGCTTCCTGCACCTGGTCGGCAAGCGCTTCTACGACCGCACCTCGTGCCATCGGCTCACCGCGTACCCCACGCTGAGCGTGCTGCAGTGCGGTGACCCGTCGGGCACCGGCGAGGGCGGCCCGGGGTACCGGTACCGCGACGAACTGCCGACCGACCTGCCGCCGGCGCCGACCGACCCCACCGGGGAGCGTCGGGTGTACGCGCGAGGCGTGCTGGCCATGGCCAACGCCGGGCCGGACACCAACGGCAGCCAGTTCTTCCTGGTCTACGCGAACTCCGCGTTGCGCCCCAACTACACGATCTTCGGCGAGATCGACGGGGCCGGTCTGGCCACGCTGGACCGGATCGCCGCCGGGGGAGTGGCTCCGACCGCCGAGGACCCGGCACCGGTCGACGGCGCGCCCGCGCTGCCGGTCGACATCCGCAAGGCCGTCCGCTCGCACCACCACCACTGA
- a CDS encoding LacI family DNA-binding transcriptional regulator — protein sequence MGADDGRRVTITAIAREAGVSVPTVSRVLNGRSDVAPDTRERVEELLRHHGYRRRTSRSVRRAGLVDLVFNDLDSPWAVEIIRGVEDVGHGAGVGTVVSAIHRQPTAARQWLQNLRTRATDGVIFVTSHLSPPLHAQLRRLNVPVVVVDPAGVPAMDVPTIGATNWAGGLAATEHLLAIGHRRIGFVAGPTSLLCSRARLDGYRAGLESAGVPVDDVLIYTGDFYHASGFAGGTALLDLADPPTGIFAASDQMAFGVYEAIRRRGLRVPDDVSVVGFDDLPEARWASPPLTTVRQPLVEMGRLAARTVLRLAQGEGIDSPRVELATEMVVRDSTAPPTGSTGPS from the coding sequence GTGGGCGCGGACGACGGACGCAGGGTGACCATCACCGCGATCGCACGGGAGGCCGGGGTGTCGGTGCCGACCGTGTCACGGGTGCTCAACGGTCGCTCCGATGTGGCCCCGGACACCCGGGAGCGAGTCGAGGAGCTGCTGCGTCACCACGGCTACCGGCGTCGCACCAGCCGCAGCGTCCGTCGCGCCGGCCTCGTCGACCTGGTCTTCAACGACCTGGACAGCCCCTGGGCCGTGGAAATCATCCGGGGCGTGGAGGACGTCGGGCACGGCGCGGGCGTCGGCACGGTGGTCTCCGCGATCCACCGCCAGCCCACCGCGGCCCGGCAGTGGTTGCAGAACCTGCGCACGCGGGCCACCGATGGCGTCATCTTCGTGACCTCGCACCTGAGCCCGCCGCTGCACGCGCAGTTGCGCCGCCTCAACGTGCCGGTGGTGGTCGTCGACCCGGCCGGTGTGCCGGCCATGGACGTGCCGACGATCGGCGCCACCAACTGGGCTGGCGGTCTCGCCGCGACCGAGCATCTACTCGCGATCGGGCACCGGCGCATCGGCTTCGTGGCCGGGCCGACGAGTCTGCTGTGCAGCCGCGCGCGACTCGACGGTTACCGGGCCGGGCTGGAGAGCGCCGGGGTGCCGGTGGACGACGTGCTGATCTACACGGGCGACTTCTACCACGCCTCCGGGTTCGCCGGCGGGACGGCGCTGCTCGACCTCGCCGATCCGCCGACCGGCATCTTCGCCGCCAGTGACCAGATGGCCTTCGGCGTCTACGAGGCCATCCGACGCCGAGGGCTACGCGTGCCGGACGACGTGAGCGTCGTCGGCTTCGACGACCTGCCGGAGGCCCGCTGGGCTTCACCACCGCTGACCACGGTGCGTCAGCCGTTGGTCGAGATGGGACGGTTGGCGGCACGGACCGTGCTGCGCCTGGCCCAGGGTGAGGGCATCGACTCGCCGCGGGTGGAACTCGCCACGGAGATGGTCGTCCGCGACAGCACCGCCCCGCCGACCGGGTCGACTGGCCCGTCGTGA
- a CDS encoding acetylxylan esterase produces the protein MYTDLPEEQLRGYRGVVREPADFDDFWAGTLAEARDAGWPVRAEPVETGLASIDVFDVTFAGFAGQPVRAWLRVPRGADTALPTVVQFAGYGGGRGHPLENLLWVSAGFAHLQMDTRGQGSGWSRGDTPDLGAAGPEAPGVTTRGIADPKTYYYRRLITDAVRAVDAVRTLPVVDPTRVAVLGHSQGGGLALAAGTLAPGVRAVVAFVPFLCDIPRAVVTTDARPYREIRDYLAIHRNVEEQVLTTLAYIDGVNFARRCRRPARYSVALMDDIVPPSTVYAAVNAHAGPTELAVWRYNGHEAGGIDDDEAALVFLREHLTDA, from the coding sequence ATGTACACCGATCTACCTGAGGAACAGCTGCGCGGCTACCGCGGGGTGGTCCGGGAGCCAGCGGACTTCGACGACTTCTGGGCCGGCACCCTGGCAGAGGCCCGGGATGCCGGCTGGCCGGTACGGGCCGAGCCGGTCGAGACCGGGCTGGCAAGCATCGACGTGTTCGATGTGACCTTCGCGGGTTTCGCAGGCCAGCCCGTGCGAGCCTGGCTGCGGGTGCCTCGCGGTGCCGACACGGCGCTGCCGACCGTGGTCCAGTTCGCCGGCTACGGCGGCGGGCGCGGGCACCCGTTGGAGAACCTGCTCTGGGTGTCGGCCGGGTTCGCGCACCTGCAGATGGACACCCGGGGGCAGGGCTCGGGATGGAGCCGGGGTGACACCCCGGACCTCGGCGCGGCGGGCCCGGAGGCGCCCGGGGTGACCACCCGGGGCATCGCCGACCCGAAGACCTACTACTACCGGCGACTGATCACCGACGCGGTCCGGGCGGTGGACGCCGTTCGGACCCTGCCGGTGGTCGACCCGACCAGGGTGGCGGTGCTCGGGCACAGCCAGGGCGGCGGGTTGGCGCTCGCGGCCGGCACGTTGGCACCCGGGGTGCGGGCGGTGGTCGCGTTCGTGCCGTTCCTCTGCGACATCCCGCGCGCGGTGGTGACCACCGACGCCCGGCCCTACCGGGAGATCCGCGACTACCTGGCGATCCACCGGAATGTCGAGGAGCAGGTGCTGACCACTCTGGCGTACATCGACGGGGTCAATTTCGCCCGACGCTGCCGTCGCCCGGCGCGGTACTCGGTGGCGTTGATGGACGACATCGTGCCGCCGTCGACGGTCTACGCGGCGGTCAACGCCCACGCCGGGCCGACCGAGTTGGCGGTGTGGCGGTACAACGGCCACGAGGCCGGCGGGATCGACGACGACGAGGCGGCGCTGGTCTTTCTGCGCGAACACCTGACCGACGCCTGA